The Oncorhynchus nerka isolate Pitt River linkage group LG24, Oner_Uvic_2.0, whole genome shotgun sequence genome has a window encoding:
- the LOC115108522 gene encoding uncharacterized protein LOC115108522 isoform X1 — MEFEPIPDPEQLQGYRSSSVSSHSDQERPDRDQDMHWPKNYLAQRLEEKCKTQNNPWEHQSLQKEDDSFEQSSDFPMVKQVDVPQIKIGSVGEIPGFTAEPFRDWKPIKADPNPMEPELWNDSGESFEFPDSIRGASAQSSSQDLSGSAFDDQLRKKYEQARNEEPLVEDQRENNKLLELNLSYSGNEPTVYTVNSEMEVVKEKMIVQNVGELIQEAQSALKTQECYDMSSDRGDEPTKCTVNEEDSAQVPDVMYRDPSLSLGDTVSLVPRKTLNIGFKKYTKPLPQLSLPKTSLPFSTSSDSQTQLFYVPPLGRRLDSHPPQEAPPAAPRTPSPSGSSSSRTGSEDQTTMNRKRKEKAKIPDVTYRDYSLRSGDTSTKVSFSPRKDLNIGFSSESSQYQHESMTRYESVTRTKGVDFDEDSKLRPQMSLPKTSLLSTTSSDRVRAEEPSVKIYIPGLRRRQNIQPPQEAPPAKSSSSSCESGDETPKHTMKPAKAITDYFSPRRTLNISFNNSASTTDEVERKTEAEDGWDQPRLGKVKALSERTRRDTEESSTDMNVSFSQIRALNINFDASDSSTDEVGRSTGADYSNPTEEISPSPQLSLYKTSNFFSTPTDEARPRGEYSLQIPLHRKRLVVDIQPPLALPDAPATPPPSPEGEEAAGSGWRSREQQMRAMDGFGCNSMTQGDRSYMGLVVAKPFGISRPYQSITSETIMTTRCSEVSTSGDLNMTYSNPPLHFETHKEGSEA, encoded by the coding sequence ATGGAGTTTGAACCCATCCCTGACCCAGAACAGTTGCAGGGATATCGAAGCTCGTCCGTGTCTTCACACTCTGACCAGGAGAGGCCGGATAGGGATCAGGATATGCACTGGCCCAAAAACTATTTGGCTCAAAGATTGGAAGAGAAGTGCAAGACCCAGAACAATCCCTGGGAACATCAATCCCTCCAGAAGGAAGATGACTCCTTTGAGCAGAGTTCAGATTTCCCTATGGTTAAACAAGTTGATGTGCCACAGATCAAGATCGGCAGCGTGGGTGAGATCCCTGGATTTACAGCTGAGCCCTTTAGGGATTGGAAACCAATCAAGGCAGATCCAAACCCCATGGAGCCTGAGCTGTGGAATGACAGTGGAGAGAGCTTTGAGTTTCCTGATTCTATCCGAGGTGCATCGGCACAGTCCAGCAGTCAAGATCTCTCAGGTTCTGCTTTTGACGATCAGTTGAGAAAGAAGTATGAACAAGCTCGGAATGAAGAACCGCTGGTGGAAGACCAGAGGGAGAATAATAAGCTGCTGGAGCTGAACCTAAGTTACAGTGGGAATGAACCTACAGTGTACACTGTGAACTCAGAGATGGAGGTAGTGAAGGAGAAGATGATTGTCCAGAATGTGGGTGAACTGATACAGGAAGCTCAGAGTGCTCTGAAAACACAGGAGTGCTATGATATGTCCAGTGATCGTGGGGATGAACCCACAAAGTGCACCGTGAACGAGGAGGATTCAGCTCAAGTTCCAGATGTCATGTACAGGGATCCATCTCTCAGTCTTGGAGACACTGTCTCTTTGGTGCCAAGGAAAACTCTCAATATTGGCTTTAAGAAATACACCAAGCCCCTTCCACAGCTGTCTTTGCCAAAAAcatccctccctttctccaccTCTTCAGACTCTCAAACTCAACTCTTCTATGTCCCCCCACTTGGGAGACGTCTGGATAGCCATCCCCCTCAGGAAGCTCCACCTGCTGCCCCAAGAACACCCTCACCCTCTGGTTCATCCTCTTCTAGAACCGGGAGCGAGGATCAGACTACAATGAACCGAAAAAGAAAAGAGAAAGCTAAGATCCCTGACGTCACATATAGGGATTACTCTCTCAGATCTGGAGACACATCAACTAAAGTATCTTTCTCTCCAAGAAAAGATCTAAATATTGGCTTTTCCAGCGAGAGTTCTCAATATCAACATGAGTCTATGACAAGGTACGAGAGTGTCACCAGAACAAAGGGTGTAGACTTTGATGAAGACAGCAAGCTTCGTCCCCAAATGTCTTTGCCCAAAACATCACTCCTTTCCACCACCTCCTCAGACAGGGTCAGAGCTGAGGAGCCATCAGTTAAAATCTACATCCCTGGACTTAGGAGGCGTCAGAATATTCAGCCCCCTCAGGAAGCTCCACCTGCCAAATCATCCTCTTCCAGCTGTGAGAGTGGAGATGAGACTCCAAAACACACAATGAAACCAGCTAAAGCCATCACAGATTATTTTTCCCCAAGGAGAACACTCAATATCAGCTTTAACAACTCAGCCAGTACCACAGATGAGGTGGAGAGGAAAACCGAAGCAGAGGACGGGTGGGATCAGCCAAGGCTTGGTAAAGTGAAGGCGCTGTCAGAGAGAACACGAAGGGACACAGAGGAAAGTTCTACAGACATGAATGTTTCTTTCTCCCAAATAAGAGCGCTCAATATCAACTTTGATGCCTCAGACAGCAGCACAGACGAGGTGGGGAGGAGTACCGGAGCAGACTACAGTAACCCTACTGAAGAAATCAGTCCCTCTCCCCAACTGTCATTGTACAAAACATCAAACTTTTTCTCCACCCCCACAGATGAGGCGAGGCCTAGAGGAGAGTATTCACTCCAAATTCCCCTACACAGGAAGCGCTTAGTTGTAGACATCCAGCCCCCCCTGGCTCTACCGGATGCcccagcaacacctccaccatccccagagggagaggaggcagcaGGGTCTGGATGGAGGAGTAGGGAACAACAGATGAGAGCCATGGATGGATTTGGCTGTAACTCCATGACACAGGGAGACCGGAGCTATATGGGGTTAGTGGTTGCTAAACCATTCGGCATATCTCGTCCATATCAGAGCATTACCTCAGAAACCATTATGACCACCCGGTGTAGTGAGGTCTCTACCTCTGGTGACCTCAATATGACCTACTCCAACCCCCCCCTCCATTTTGAAACGCACAAAGAGGGCAGTGAAGCTTGA
- the LOC115108522 gene encoding leucine-rich repeat-containing protein 26-like isoform X2: MGTGLFVMAVSQWMFCAAMLLLLVQGLQCSPTPPACPESCLCQRGPLLNCSSAGLSKAPQHIPSTVNDLDLSHNLLNSLEPSWPSWGLNNLWLGHNSITHLSLCVGRNWRGKHGRIPLSHNRGRCVSWAPALQMLSAERNQLEMIPEGLGGSEFLQVLQLSHNRISGLQPGDLCRCPHLRELCLQHNHISNLHPHALKDLPELRVLDLSFNLLTTISPSAYLSLRNLNALVEVSGNRWRCDCSLRSVRRWMAYDRQRAQQQIWRGVVCSSPSTHTGRDLLHLEDSDLTCSTAENREGLHQDVTVTEGKEILLPCGKIQHGGRLMDKFLEVRWACRSVTSQRKTQGCTCAYLGQKNNIYLYLTSMFIRHRGKAEALGVYTGRGS, from the exons ATGGGCACTGGGCTGTTTGTGATGGCCGTGTCTCAGTGGATGTTCTGTGCTGCAATGCTGCTCCTCCTCGTCCAGGGGCTCCAGTGTTCTCCGActccccctgcctgtcctgaGTCCTGCCTTTGTCAGAGAGGTCCTCTGTTAAACTGTTCCTCTGCTGGCCTTTCCAAGGCCCCACAACACATCCCTTCCACCGTAAATGATCTAGACCTATCTCACAACCTCCTGAACTCCCTTGAACCCTCGTGGCCAAGTTGGGGGCTTAATAATCTATGGCTTGGACACAACAGCATCactcacctgtctctgtgtgtggggaGGAACTGGAGGGGTAAACATGGGAGAATACCCCTCTCACACAACAGAGGAAGATGTGTATCCTGGGCCCCGGCCCTGCAGATGCTGTCTGCTGAGAGGAACCAGCTAGAGATGATCCCTGagg GCCTGGGAGGCAGTGAGTTCCTGCAGGTGCTTCAGCTCTCCCACAACAGGATCTCTGGTCTGCAACCTGGAGATCTTTGCAGGTGCCCCCATCTGAGAGAGCTTTGCCTGCAGCACAACCACATATCCAACCTCCACCCACATGCCCTCAAGGACCTCCCAGAGCTCAGG GTCCTGGATCTGAGCTTCAACCTGTTGACCACAATCTCTCCATCCGCCTACCTGTCGCTACGTAACCTGAATGCCCTGGTGGAGGTGAGTGGTAACAGGTGGAGGTGTGACTGCAGCCTGCGGAGTGTGAGGAGGTGGATGGCCTACGATAGGCAAAGGGCCCAACAGCAGATCTGGAGGGGGGTGGTGtgttcctccccctccacccacacAGGTAGAGACCTGCTACACTTGGAGGACAGTGACCTCACCTGCTCTACAGCGGAGAACAGGGAGGGGCTCCACCAGGATGTGACAGTGACTGAGGGGAAAGAGATCCTGCTGCCCTGCGGCAAG ATTCAACATGGTGGACGACTAATGGACAAGTTTCTGGAAGTCAGATGGGCCTGCAGATCAGTGACATCACAGAGGAAGACGCAGGGCTGTACGTGTGCATATCTGGGCCAGAAGAACAATATATATCTGTATTTAACATCCATGTTCATAAGACACAGAGGAAAAGCAGAGGCACTAGGAGTTTACACGGGGAGAGGAAGCTGA